A genomic segment from Synchiropus splendidus isolate RoL2022-P1 chromosome 18, RoL_Sspl_1.0, whole genome shotgun sequence encodes:
- the zmynd12 gene encoding zinc finger MYND domain-containing protein 12 isoform X2, which translates to MESKLPNSTAGTTKIVPLAFPKGAQKLCALCQKRAFLQCNGCRVTFYCDDTHQREDWDGIHSRICQSLITAGSSILNTFQPTDRNEAQLKKMELIKLCRLVAQNKMCEGKHQGALPAAQFCLRLSAEIHGPSTVQMVPAYLLLADVNLGVGNLAVVSGLLSQAEWAVLKSPDCGASVRHQLHRSLGRLHTATGNLDAALFHFANDIYFASEELGPDSTAACSGYFLMAAVFVRQKKMAVARSMYAEVARIWHALLAELVQRFIGKEPEVMSEFDEPQPAEVDSMLRAILDFEHADARKDPARVALVNHALAMLWFLGRDFSKARGFCCAALLACESRSNHDLSDAVRHLMELMQTDAGHNSFTSPVSSQSH; encoded by the exons ATGGAATCCAAGCTGCCAAACTCGACGGCAGGAACGACCAAGATAGTTCCTCTGGCTTTTCCTAAGGGAGCACAGAAGTTGTGCGCGCTTTGTCAGAAACGCGCGTTTCTGCAGTGCAACGGCTGTCGTGTCACCTTTTACTG TGATGACACACACCAGCGGGAGGACTGGGACGGCATCCACAGCAGGATCTGCCAGTCCCTCATTACTGCTGGCTCATCCATCCTGAACACCTTCCAACCAACAGACCGCAATGAAGCGCAGCTCAAAAAG ATGGAGCTGATCAAGCTCTGCCGTTTGGTGGCTCAGAACAAGATGTGTGAGGGGAAACACCAGGGGGCACTGCCCGCTGCCCAGTTCTGCCTACGCTTGTCCGCAGAAATCCATGGTCCCAGTACTGTTCAGATGGTTCCTGCCTACCTGCTGCTGGCTGATGTCAACCTAG GTGTAGGAAATCTTGCTGTGGTGTCCGGGCTGTTGTCCCAGGCAGAGTGGGCAGTTCTGAAGAGTCCAGATTGTGGCGCTTCAGTGCGCCATCAGCTGCACCGGAGCCTGGGCCGCCTCCACACTGCCACTGGAAACCTGGATGCAGCTTTGTTTCACTTTGCAAATGAC ATATATTTTGCCAGCGAGGAGTTGGGCCCGGACAGCACCGCCGCCTGCAGCGGCTACTTCCTCATGGCTGCTGTGTTTGTCAGACAGAAGAAGATGGCTGTTGCTCGCTCCATGTACGCTGAG GTTGCAAGAATTTGGCACGCCCTTTTGGCTGAACTGGTCCAGCGCTTCATCGGAAAGGAACCAGAAGTCATGTCGGAGTTTG ACGAACCTCAGCCAGCAGAAGTCGACTCTATGCTGAGAGCCATTTTGGATTTTGAGCACGCAGATGCCCGAAAAGACCCAGCCCGGGTGGCCTTGGTGAACCACGCTCTGGCCATGTTGTGGTTCCTGGGCAGAGACTTCAGCAAG GCCCGAGGATTCTGTTGCGCGGCGCTGCTGGCCTGCGAGTCCAGATCGAACCATGACCTGAGCGACGCCGTCCGCCACCTGATGGAGCTGATGCAAACGGATGCAGGTCACAACTCTTTCACCAGTCCGGTCAGCAGTCAGTCACACTGA
- the zmynd12 gene encoding zinc finger MYND domain-containing protein 12 isoform X1, whose translation MESKLPNSTAGTTKIVPLAFPKGAQKLCALCQKRAFLQCNGCRVTFYCDDTHQREDWDGIHSRICQSLITAGSSILNTFQPTDRNEAQLKKMELIKLCRLVAQNKMCEGKHQGALPAAQFCLRLSAEIHGPSTVQMVPAYLLLADVNLGNEDVSYLELMSHSVWLFLDPGVGNLAVVSGLLSQAEWAVLKSPDCGASVRHQLHRSLGRLHTATGNLDAALFHFANDIYFASEELGPDSTAACSGYFLMAAVFVRQKKMAVARSMYAEVARIWHALLAELVQRFIGKEPEVMSEFDEPQPAEVDSMLRAILDFEHADARKDPARVALVNHALAMLWFLGRDFSKARGFCCAALLACESRSNHDLSDAVRHLMELMQTDAGHNSFTSPVSSQSH comes from the exons ATGGAATCCAAGCTGCCAAACTCGACGGCAGGAACGACCAAGATAGTTCCTCTGGCTTTTCCTAAGGGAGCACAGAAGTTGTGCGCGCTTTGTCAGAAACGCGCGTTTCTGCAGTGCAACGGCTGTCGTGTCACCTTTTACTG TGATGACACACACCAGCGGGAGGACTGGGACGGCATCCACAGCAGGATCTGCCAGTCCCTCATTACTGCTGGCTCATCCATCCTGAACACCTTCCAACCAACAGACCGCAATGAAGCGCAGCTCAAAAAG ATGGAGCTGATCAAGCTCTGCCGTTTGGTGGCTCAGAACAAGATGTGTGAGGGGAAACACCAGGGGGCACTGCCCGCTGCCCAGTTCTGCCTACGCTTGTCCGCAGAAATCCATGGTCCCAGTACTGTTCAGATGGTTCCTGCCTACCTGCTGCTGGCTGATGTCAACCTAGGTAATGAGGACGTGTCATATCTCGAGCTCATGTCTCACTCAGTCTGGCTGTTTTTGGATCCAGGTGTAGGAAATCTTGCTGTGGTGTCCGGGCTGTTGTCCCAGGCAGAGTGGGCAGTTCTGAAGAGTCCAGATTGTGGCGCTTCAGTGCGCCATCAGCTGCACCGGAGCCTGGGCCGCCTCCACACTGCCACTGGAAACCTGGATGCAGCTTTGTTTCACTTTGCAAATGAC ATATATTTTGCCAGCGAGGAGTTGGGCCCGGACAGCACCGCCGCCTGCAGCGGCTACTTCCTCATGGCTGCTGTGTTTGTCAGACAGAAGAAGATGGCTGTTGCTCGCTCCATGTACGCTGAG GTTGCAAGAATTTGGCACGCCCTTTTGGCTGAACTGGTCCAGCGCTTCATCGGAAAGGAACCAGAAGTCATGTCGGAGTTTG ACGAACCTCAGCCAGCAGAAGTCGACTCTATGCTGAGAGCCATTTTGGATTTTGAGCACGCAGATGCCCGAAAAGACCCAGCCCGGGTGGCCTTGGTGAACCACGCTCTGGCCATGTTGTGGTTCCTGGGCAGAGACTTCAGCAAG GCCCGAGGATTCTGTTGCGCGGCGCTGCTGGCCTGCGAGTCCAGATCGAACCATGACCTGAGCGACGCCGTCCGCCACCTGATGGAGCTGATGCAAACGGATGCAGGTCACAACTCTTTCACCAGTCCGGTCAGCAGTCAGTCACACTGA
- the zmynd12 gene encoding zinc finger MYND domain-containing protein 12 isoform X3, with protein MESKLPNSTAGTTKIVPLAFPKGAQKLCALCQKRAFLQCNGCRVTFYCDDTHQREDWDGIHSRICQSLITAGSSILNTFQPTDRNEAQLKKMELIKLCRLVAQNKMCEGKHQGALPAAQFCLRLSAEIHGPSTVQMVPAYLLLADVNLGNEDVSYLELMSHSVWLFLDPGVGNLAVVSGLLSQAEWAVLKSPDCGASVRHQLHRSLGRLHTATGNLDAALFHFANDIYFASEELGPDSTAACSGYFLMAAVFVRQKKMAVARSMYAEVARIWHALLAELVQRFIGKEPEVMSEFGPRILLRGAAGLRVQIEP; from the exons ATGGAATCCAAGCTGCCAAACTCGACGGCAGGAACGACCAAGATAGTTCCTCTGGCTTTTCCTAAGGGAGCACAGAAGTTGTGCGCGCTTTGTCAGAAACGCGCGTTTCTGCAGTGCAACGGCTGTCGTGTCACCTTTTACTG TGATGACACACACCAGCGGGAGGACTGGGACGGCATCCACAGCAGGATCTGCCAGTCCCTCATTACTGCTGGCTCATCCATCCTGAACACCTTCCAACCAACAGACCGCAATGAAGCGCAGCTCAAAAAG ATGGAGCTGATCAAGCTCTGCCGTTTGGTGGCTCAGAACAAGATGTGTGAGGGGAAACACCAGGGGGCACTGCCCGCTGCCCAGTTCTGCCTACGCTTGTCCGCAGAAATCCATGGTCCCAGTACTGTTCAGATGGTTCCTGCCTACCTGCTGCTGGCTGATGTCAACCTAGGTAATGAGGACGTGTCATATCTCGAGCTCATGTCTCACTCAGTCTGGCTGTTTTTGGATCCAGGTGTAGGAAATCTTGCTGTGGTGTCCGGGCTGTTGTCCCAGGCAGAGTGGGCAGTTCTGAAGAGTCCAGATTGTGGCGCTTCAGTGCGCCATCAGCTGCACCGGAGCCTGGGCCGCCTCCACACTGCCACTGGAAACCTGGATGCAGCTTTGTTTCACTTTGCAAATGAC ATATATTTTGCCAGCGAGGAGTTGGGCCCGGACAGCACCGCCGCCTGCAGCGGCTACTTCCTCATGGCTGCTGTGTTTGTCAGACAGAAGAAGATGGCTGTTGCTCGCTCCATGTACGCTGAG GTTGCAAGAATTTGGCACGCCCTTTTGGCTGAACTGGTCCAGCGCTTCATCGGAAAGGAACCAGAAGTCATGTCGGAGTTTG GCCCGAGGATTCTGTTGCGCGGCGCTGCTGGCCTGCGAGTCCAGATCGAACCATGA
- the rimkla gene encoding beta-citrylglutamate synthase B, which produces MCSRVWFVTDRRISQEYPQVQILRALKERCADEDVEFRSLLMDQIVLTISQGQLGLRVEQELVTSYPQVVVVRVPTPWVQSDSDITVLRHLEKMGCRLINRPQAILNCVNKFWTFQELAGHGVPLPDTFSYGGHDNFRKMIDEAEPLGYPVVVKNARGHRGKAVFLARDKHHLTDLCHLIRHDTPYLFQEYVKESHGRDVRVVLVGGRVIGSMLRCSTDGRMQSNCSLGGVGMMCPLSEQGKQLATEVSNILGMDVCGIDLLQLNDGSFVVCEANANVGFIAFDQACGMDVAGIVADYALSLLPSRLTRKMSLLSVVSSTSETSSEPEVCSVPTGGGSLPEAVCNMSVGSTSSESDPELAEPSQALGPVLPDPAYNFNTLLANEIKLLTE; this is translated from the exons ATGTGTTCCCGGGTTTGGTTCGTGACTGACCGGCGTATCAGCCAGGAGTACCCCCAAGTTCAGATCCTGCGGGCCCTGAAGGAGCGATGCGCCGACGAGGATGTGGAATTCCGCTCCCTTCTCATGGATCAAATCGTGCTGACGATCAGCCAGGGGCAACTCG GGCTGCGGGTGGAGCAGGAATTGGTGACGTCGTATCcccaggtggtggtggtgcgggTGCCCACGCCCTGGGTGCAGTCCGACAGTGACATCACTGTGCTGCGCCACCTGGAGAAGATGGGCTGTCGCCTGATCAACCGACCACAGGCTATACTGAACTGCGTCAACAAGTTCTGGACCTTCCAGGAGCTGGCCGGCCACGGAGTTCCTCTACCGGACACCTTTTCatacg GAGGACACGACAACTTCCGCAAGATGATCGACGAGGCGGAGCCGCTTGGATACCCGGTGGTGGTGAAGAACGCTCGTGGCCACAGAG gAAAAGCAGTCTTCTTGGCGCGGGACAAACACCACCTGACAGACTTGTGCCACTTGATCCGCCACGACACCCCCTATTTGTTTCAAGAGTACGTCAAGGAGTCGCACGGCCGCGACGTGCGGGTGGTCCTGGTGGGCGGACGTGTCATCGGATCCATGCTCCGCTGCTCTACTGACGGTCGGATGCAGAGCAACTGTTCCCTAG GTGGTGTAGGGATGATGTGCCCCCTGAGTGAACAGGGCAAGCAGCTAGCCACTGAGGTGTCGAACATCCTCGGCATGGACGTGTGCGGCATCGACCTCCTGCAGCTCAACGATGGCTCCTTCGTGGTCTGCGAGGCCAACGCCAACGTGGGCTTCATCGCTTTCGACCAGGCCTGCGGCATGGACGTGGCGGGCATCGTGGCCGACTACGCCCTCTCCCTGCTGCCCAGCCGCCTCACCCGCAAGATGTCGCTGCTCTCCGTGGTGTCCAGCACCAGCGAGACCAGCAGCGAGCCGGAGGTGTGCTCGGTGCCAACGGGCGGGGGGTCACTACCCGAAGCCGTCTGCAACATGAGCGTCGGCTCCACTTCCAGCGAGAGCGACCCGGAGCTGGCGGAGCCCTCCCAGGCCTTGGGCCCTGTCCTCCCTGACCCCGCTTACAACTTCAACACTCTTCTTGCCAATGAAATCAAGTTATTGACTGAGTGA